Proteins encoded within one genomic window of Larus michahellis unplaced genomic scaffold, bLarMic1.1 SCAFFOLD_34, whole genome shotgun sequence:
- the LOC141737309 gene encoding olfactory receptor 14C36-like, giving the protein MAYDRYVAICKPLHYGTLLGSRACVHMAAAAWGSGFLHALLHTANTFSLPLCQGNALDQFFCEIPQILKLSCSHSDSLREVGLVVVSVCLGFGCFVFIVLSYVQIFRAVLRIPSEQGQHKAFSTCLPHLSVVSLFVSTAVFAYLKPPSISSPSLDVVVAVLYSVVPPAVNPLIYSMRNQELKDALWKLMTRLFSAAINCLLQITHNVIHYTPSPSSVGLVRG; this is encoded by the coding sequence atggcctatgaccgctacgttgccatctgcaaacccctgcactacgggaccctcctgggcagcagagcttgtgtccacatggcagcagctgcctggggcagtgggtttctccatgctctgctgcacacggccaatacattttccctgcccctctgccagggcaatgccctggaccagttcttctgtgaaatcccccagatcctcaagctctcctgctcacactcagactccctcagggaagttggacttgttgtggttagtgtctgtttaggctttggttgttttgtgttcatcgtgctgtcctatgtgcagatcttcagggccgtgctgaggatcccctctgagcagggacagcacaaagccttttccacgtgcctccctcacctgtctgtggtctccctgtttgtcagcactgccgtgtttgcctacctcaagcccccctccatctcctccccatccctggatgtggtggtggctgtgctgtactccgtggtgcctccagccgtgaaccccctcatctacagcatgaggaaccaggagctcaaggatgccctctggaaattaatgaccaggttattttctgcagcaataaactgtctcctgcaaatcactcataatgtaattcattatacgccaagcccgtcttctgtaggtttggttaggggttag
- the LOC141737308 gene encoding olfactory receptor 14J1-like: MAYDRYVAICKPLHYGTLLGSRACVHMAAAAWGSGFLYALLHTANTFSLPLCQGNALGQFFCEIPQILKLSCSHSYLREVGLLVVSACLIFGCFVFIVLSYVQIFRAVLRIPSEQGRHKAFSTCLPHLAVVSLFVSTAMFAYLKPPSISSPVLDLVVAVLYSVLPPALNPLIYSMRNQELKEAIWTKKLTVRL; the protein is encoded by the exons atggcctatgaccgctacgttgccatctgcaaacccctgcactacgggaccctcctgggcagcagagcttgtgtccacatggcagcagctgcctggggcagtgggtttctctatgctctcctgcacacggccaatacattttccctgcccctctgccagggcaatgccctgggccagttcttctgtgaaatcccccagatcctcaagctctcctgctcacactcctacctcagggaagttgggcttcttgtggtcagtgccTGTTTAATCTTCGGGtgctttgttttcatcgtgctgtcctatgtgcagatcttcagggccgtgctgaggatcccctctgagcagggacggcacaaagccttttccacgtgcctccctcacctggccgtggtctccctgtttgtcagcactgccatgtttgcctacctgaagcccccctccatctcctccccagttctcgatctggtggtggctgtgctgtactcagtgttgcctccagcactgaaccccctcatctacagcatgaggaaccaggagctcaaggaggccaTTTG GACTAAAAAGCTGACTGTCCGTTTGTAA